Proteins encoded within one genomic window of Strix uralensis isolate ZFMK-TIS-50842 chromosome 32, bStrUra1, whole genome shotgun sequence:
- the LMNA gene encoding lamin isoform X1 — translation MATPSQKRSTRSGTSGTPLSPTRITRLQEKEDLQELNDRLAVYIDKVRSLELENAGLRLRITESEEVVSREVSGIKAAYESELADARKTLDSVAKERARLQLELSKVREEHKELKARNAKKEGDLLTAQARLKDVEALLNSKEAALSTALGEKRNLENEVRDLRAQVAKLESALSEAKKQLQDEMLRRVDAENRLQTLKEELEFQKNIYSEELRETKRRHETRLVEIDNGRQREFESKLSEALQELRSQHEAQIRLYKEELEKTYGAKLENAKQSAERNSNMVGAAHEELQQTRIRIDNLSSEVSQLQKQLAAKEAKLHDLEDILARERETNRRLLSDKEREMAEMRARMQQQLDEYQELLDIKLALDMEINAYRKLLEGEEERLRLSPSPSSHKGASRSHLSTPGSSKKRKLEDSESRTSFSHHARTSGRVGVEEVDLEGRFVRLRNKSNEDQAMGNWQIKRQNGDDPPITYRFPPKFTLKAGQVVTIWASGAGATHSPPSNVVWKAQSSWGSGDSLRTALINSNGEEVAMRKLVRTVIINDEDEDEDEDEVNIHHRHHHGSCGGSGDPGEYNLRSRTVVCGTCGQPADKSGSQNAGINTVSSGSSTSSVTVTRSYRSIGDSGIGLGESLVTRNYLLGNSSPRRQAQAVQNCSIM, via the exons ATGGCGACGCCTTCGCAGAAGAGGAGCACCCGCAGCGGGACTTCGGGGACCCCCTTGTCCCCCACCCGCATCACTCGCTTGCAGGAGAAGGAGGACCTGCAGGAGCTCAATGACCGCTTGGCCGTCTACATCGACAAGGTGCGCTCGCTGGAGCTGGAGAACGCCGGCCTGCGGCTCCGCATCACCGAGTCGGAGGAGGTGGTGAGCCGCGAGGTCTCGGGCATCAAGGCTGCCTACGAGTCGGAGCTGGCGGATGCCCGCAAGACCTTGGATTCGGTGGCCAAGGAGAGAGCTCGGCTGCAGCTGGAGCTCAGCAAAGTCCGGGAGGAGCACAAGGAGCTGAAAGCCCG GAATGCCAAGAAGGAAGGGGACCTGCTGACTGCCCAGGCGCGGCTCAAGGATGTGGAGGCTTTGCTTAACTCCAAGGAGGCTGCGCTCTCCACAGCCCTGGGCGAGAAGCGGAATCTGGAGAATGAAGTGCGGGACCTGAGGGCACAGGTGGCCAAG CTGGAAAGCGCCTTGAGCGAAGCcaagaagcagctgcaggatgaGATGCTGCGTCGCGTGGACGCCGAGAACCGGCTGCAGACGCTGAAGGAAGAGCTTGAAttccagaaaaacatttacagtgaG GAGCTGCGGGAGACCAAGCGCCGCCACGAGACCCGGCTGGTGGAGATCGACAACGGGCGGCAGCGGGAGTTTGAGAGCAAACTCTCTGAAGCCTTGCAGGAGCTGCGGAGCCAGCACGAAGCCCAGATCAGGCTTTACAAGGAGGAACTGGAGAAGACCTACGGGGCAAAG CTGGAGAATGCCAAGCAGTCAGCCGAGAGGAACAGCAACATGGTGGGTGCTGCCCACGAGGAGCTGCAGCAAACCCGCATCCGCATCGACAACCTCTCATCTGAGGTCAGccagctgcagaagcag TTGGCTGCCAAGGAGGCGAAGCTGCACGATTTGGAGGATATTTTGGCCAGGGAACGAGAGACCAACCGGCGCCTGCTCTCCGACAAGGAGCGGGAGATGGCCGAGATGCGGGCGCgcatgcagcagcagctggacgAGTACCAGGAGCTGCTGGACATCAAGTTGGCTCTGGACATGGAGATCAACGCCTACCGCAAGCTGCTGGAGGGCGAGGAGGAGCG gCTGAGGCTGtcccccagcccttcctcccaCAAAGGTGCCTCCCGTAGCCACTTGTCCACCCCGGGCTCCTCCAAGAAGAGGAAGCTGGAGGACAGCGAGAGTCGGACCAGCTTCTCCCACCACGCCAGGACAAGCGGCCGCGTCGGCGTGGAGGAGGTGGACTTGGAGGGCAGATTCGTCCGTCTCAGGAATAAGTCCAACGAG GACCAGGCGATGGGGAACTGGCAGATCAAGCGACAAAATGGAGACGACCCCCCCATCACCTATCGCTTCCCCCCAAAGTTCACTCTGAAGGCTGGCCAGGTGGTGACG ATCTGGGCCTCAGGGGCTGGGGCGACCCATAGCCCCCCCAGCAATGTGGTGTGGAAAGCCCAGAGCAGCTGGGGCTCCGGGGACAGCCTGCGCACTGCCCTGATCAACTCCAACGGGGAG GAGGTGGCCATGAGGAAACTGGTCCGCACCGTGATCATCAAcgatgaggatgaggatgaggatgaggatgaagttAACAtccaccaccgccaccaccac GGCAGCTGcggtggctctggggaccccgGTGAATACAACCTCCGCTCACGCACGGTGGTCTGTGGCACATGTGGCCAGCCGGCCGACAAGTCGGGCAGCCAGAACGCCGGCATCAACACCGTGTCCTCGGGCTCATCCACCTCCAGCGTGACCGTCACCCGCAGCTACCGCAGCATTGGTGACTCTGGCATCGGCCTTGGGGAGAGCCTGGTGACCAGGAACTACCTCCTGGGGAACTCCAGCCCCCGTAGGCAG gctCAGGCTGTGCAAAACTGCAGCATCATGTAA
- the LMNA gene encoding lamin isoform X2, producing the protein MLRRVDAENRLQTLKEELEFQKNIYSEELRETKRRHETRLVEIDNGRQREFESKLSEALQELRSQHEAQIRLYKEELEKTYGAKLENAKQSAERNSNMVGAAHEELQQTRIRIDNLSSEVSQLQKQLAAKEAKLHDLEDILARERETNRRLLSDKEREMAEMRARMQQQLDEYQELLDIKLALDMEINAYRKLLEGEEERLRLSPSPSSHKGASRSHLSTPGSSKKRKLEDSESRTSFSHHARTSGRVGVEEVDLEGRFVRLRNKSNEDQAMGNWQIKRQNGDDPPITYRFPPKFTLKAGQVVTIWASGAGATHSPPSNVVWKAQSSWGSGDSLRTALINSNGEEVAMRKLVRTVIINDEDEDEDEDEVNIHHRHHHGSCGGSGDPGEYNLRSRTVVCGTCGQPADKSGSQNAGINTVSSGSSTSSVTVTRSYRSIGDSGIGLGESLVTRNYLLGNSSPRRQAQAVQNCSIM; encoded by the exons ATGCTGCGTCGCGTGGACGCCGAGAACCGGCTGCAGACGCTGAAGGAAGAGCTTGAAttccagaaaaacatttacagtgaG GAGCTGCGGGAGACCAAGCGCCGCCACGAGACCCGGCTGGTGGAGATCGACAACGGGCGGCAGCGGGAGTTTGAGAGCAAACTCTCTGAAGCCTTGCAGGAGCTGCGGAGCCAGCACGAAGCCCAGATCAGGCTTTACAAGGAGGAACTGGAGAAGACCTACGGGGCAAAG CTGGAGAATGCCAAGCAGTCAGCCGAGAGGAACAGCAACATGGTGGGTGCTGCCCACGAGGAGCTGCAGCAAACCCGCATCCGCATCGACAACCTCTCATCTGAGGTCAGccagctgcagaagcag TTGGCTGCCAAGGAGGCGAAGCTGCACGATTTGGAGGATATTTTGGCCAGGGAACGAGAGACCAACCGGCGCCTGCTCTCCGACAAGGAGCGGGAGATGGCCGAGATGCGGGCGCgcatgcagcagcagctggacgAGTACCAGGAGCTGCTGGACATCAAGTTGGCTCTGGACATGGAGATCAACGCCTACCGCAAGCTGCTGGAGGGCGAGGAGGAGCG gCTGAGGCTGtcccccagcccttcctcccaCAAAGGTGCCTCCCGTAGCCACTTGTCCACCCCGGGCTCCTCCAAGAAGAGGAAGCTGGAGGACAGCGAGAGTCGGACCAGCTTCTCCCACCACGCCAGGACAAGCGGCCGCGTCGGCGTGGAGGAGGTGGACTTGGAGGGCAGATTCGTCCGTCTCAGGAATAAGTCCAACGAG GACCAGGCGATGGGGAACTGGCAGATCAAGCGACAAAATGGAGACGACCCCCCCATCACCTATCGCTTCCCCCCAAAGTTCACTCTGAAGGCTGGCCAGGTGGTGACG ATCTGGGCCTCAGGGGCTGGGGCGACCCATAGCCCCCCCAGCAATGTGGTGTGGAAAGCCCAGAGCAGCTGGGGCTCCGGGGACAGCCTGCGCACTGCCCTGATCAACTCCAACGGGGAG GAGGTGGCCATGAGGAAACTGGTCCGCACCGTGATCATCAAcgatgaggatgaggatgaggatgaggatgaagttAACAtccaccaccgccaccaccac GGCAGCTGcggtggctctggggaccccgGTGAATACAACCTCCGCTCACGCACGGTGGTCTGTGGCACATGTGGCCAGCCGGCCGACAAGTCGGGCAGCCAGAACGCCGGCATCAACACCGTGTCCTCGGGCTCATCCACCTCCAGCGTGACCGTCACCCGCAGCTACCGCAGCATTGGTGACTCTGGCATCGGCCTTGGGGAGAGCCTGGTGACCAGGAACTACCTCCTGGGGAACTCCAGCCCCCGTAGGCAG gctCAGGCTGTGCAAAACTGCAGCATCATGTAA